From the genome of Brassica oleracea var. oleracea cultivar TO1000 chromosome C4, BOL, whole genome shotgun sequence:
AAGTTTACAATCGAAGTAGAAGATTCCGGAGACATGCTCAACGTTAGGACAAAAATAGAAAACATTACAAAACATAGAAAAATAGAGCTTTTATGGGGAGAGTCAAGCTCAGCAGTATGAAGAAACCCATGGAGAAACTTCATCTTATTCCCTAAAGCGATTGTTCCAAAGAACAATTGATAGTCTAAAACGACGTTGATACACCAGTGAGAAACGGTTGGAATGATGACCGACAAGAGCTTTTGGTGAGAAGCTCCATGACCGCGAAGTCCTACTTGACTTGATTTGACATTGACTAGAATAGATGGACTATGTGAATCCAGTAACGAGTAGATGACTAAAACCACGACATTGAAATTGTATTGAGGCTTGCCGAGAACTTCTAAAGCAAGGACGAGTAATGTCTGTACTTCTTAATGTCTGTACTTCTTATGTCAGGTCTTCTTCTTGCTTCCTCTTTAAACAACTTGGCAATAGTTCCTTGTTTTAGCATCCTTGCTCTTCCCGTAGGCACGTGATTGTGCTTGTCTTCATAGACTTTAACCATCCATTTTCTGATAGGTTTCTCCACAGAGCAATATATTCTCCAATCACGTTTTGGCTCAGTGCATATTGCTGCTTGTTTTGTAGACTCCCACCTATTAAGCTTCACATCATATTGAGTTTTCAGAACATACCTCAACAATTGATCTTTGAACTCGTCTCCGTTGTTAAACGTCTGCATTAGCCACAAGTATGGTGGCTTGTCATAGTCAGTCACGCTTCTTTTTCCTTTCCTGCACGTACGTCTACCATCTTTGTTCTTAAAGTTTGCCCACTCTTCATCAGTATCAACTGGAGAATCCAGATATTCACCAACCTCAGTTACATTCTCCTCTTCACTATCTGAGCTAGACTCACCACATACATGAGTAGTATCGTACCTTGTCATTGCTTCCTCTTCAGCATTTGCAAACAAATTTTCAAATCTAGCATCTACAGCTCCATCACCTACAATTTCAGCTTCATCTTCAGATAGCTGACCATCTCTTTCATTAGCATGCTCTTCACCAGCATTTCATTCTCATATTCGCTTTCAGACTCTCTGTTTTCATCATTACCAACCTCATCATCATTTTTTTCTTCTGGACCTAACTCACCGTCAGAAACTTCTTCTTCTTCTTCTTCTTCTTCTACATCAGAAGCATTACCCATAATTGGTTGAGACACACCATGTTCGATGTACACATAAACTTCACCCATTTCTGCTACTTCTGAACACATCTTTCGGATCTCGTTGTCCTTGTCTTTGTATATGCATCTTGCGATTGAAATGTTCTCACTCGGTAGTCTGTACCAAAATTTCTCCACGCCATTTGCAGCTCCTTGTTTTTCTGTGAATTCCTGGAAAATTGACCAAGTCATCAAATCTGGATCTATACGATAATAAGATAACTTATTCTCTTCAAGCGACATCAACCCTCCATAAGTAATGTGCATCTTCATGAAAGGTTCACTGTGACTGCAATCATGAGAAAAAAAATGAAAGTCGGAGTCGTTTCGTACGAGAGAGAAGACAACAAGAACATTGAAAAAAAGAGAAAGAAAAAGAGATTAAGATTCTTACCTCATTTCGTATGATTTGTTTGATATTAAACTACAAACCTCCTTCACACGACAAAATTTGCTTCATTAATCTTCATTGATTTAGGTTTACGAATTGGAAATCTTTTAGGGTTTTTGAACTGGGGATTTTGTAATTATCACAAGACTGTCTAGGATAATAGTAAGTGTAGTTAAGTATAATTAACCATAATTAGTTTTTAACCAGATTTTAACACCGTAATATGTGTCGTTAGACAAAGTCAAAGAAGGATGGTAGAGTGGGCCACGGGTAGTGGTTATAGTATTAAAATGGGCATCTAAAACAATTGATGTATATTTATTATCATACTACAATTATGAAAAGAATACAAAGACGCTTTTATAACCGAATGAGAATTTATGTCTAAGTTTGCCGTCTTATGAAAATCTGCATATGACCGGGTTTACTTGCACTCCATTAAATATCCTTTGTAAGTATTTATTCCTTAGTCTGCATAATTGTTTAATATATTGTTTTTTTTTCTTCAGAAATTGAAATCTGGACCTCCTAACGTAGAAACATTAATGAACCCTCAATTAATGGAGCTTCCACTGAAATAAATACTTTTAGAGACCAAACATATTATGAAATATATAAACAATGAAAAAAATTACTCATATCAATTTAGTAGTAATTTTTGGGATTCTTAAACTTTTTAAGTAAATATTTCAATTTTTTAGGAATAGCAGATTTCTTATTCTACAAAAATGCATAGTAGAAGTTGAATTCCACATTTGTTTGGAAATCTAATTTACTAAAAAATCAGTAATCTAACTTACAATATGTACTAGGTTAAGACCCGCGCCTTGCGCGGGATCAACATTATATATATATATTATTTTATGTATTAAATATTTTTACATATTATAAAATAATAAATATATATTAAATAATTAAAAGTCAGTAACTATTAAAAATATAATTAAATTGGTGCGAACATATAAATCAATTGTATTAATCCAATTTTTTTTATTTGATAGGATATGTTATTAAATTTAAATGATACTAACATAGATAATATATTTTAGTATATTTTTAATATTAATGTCTATTAAATGNNNNNNNNNNNNNNNNNNNNNNNNNNNNNNNNNNNNNNNNNNNNNNNNNNNNNNNNNNNNNNNNNNNNNNNNNNNNNNNNNNNNNNNNNNNNNNNNNNNNNNNNNNNNNNNNNNNNNNNNNNNNNNNNNNNNNNNNNNNNNNNNNNNNNNNNNNNNNNNNNNNNNNNNNNNNNNNNNNNNNNNNNNNNNNNNNNNNNNNNNNNNNNNNNNNNNNNNNNNNNNNNNNNNNNNNNNNNNNNNNNNNNNNNNNNNNNNNNNNNNNNNNNNNNNNNNNNNNNNNNNNNNNNNNNNNNNNNNNNNNNNNNNNNNNNNNNNNNNNNNNNNNNNNNNNNNNNNNNNNNNNNNNNNNNNNNNNNNNNNNNNNNNNNNNNNNNNNNNNNNNNNNNNNNNNNNNNNNNNNNNNNNNNNNNNNNNNNNNNNNNNNNNNNNNNNNNNNNNNNNNNNNNNNNNNNNNNNNNNNNNNNNNNNNNNNNNNNNNNNNNNNNNNNNNNNNNNNNNNNNNNNNNNNNNNNNNNNNNNNNNNNNNNNNNNNNNNNNNNNNNNNNNNNNNNNNNNNNNNNNNNNNNNNNNNNNNNNNNNNNNNNNNNNNNNNNNNNNNNNNNNNNNNNNNNNNNNNNNNNNNNNNNNNNNNTTTTTACTTATATAATTTTTGTAATCATTTGTATTTTGTCATAACAAAAATTTTAAACCATGGATCATAAAATTTGAATGTGAGACTTTTAACAGTTTTAGTAATTTATAGCCGTTTGTAAAAATTCAAAATATAACATATACATAAAAATCTAAATTTTTATTATATGGTTATTGTGGTTGTTTAATTTATTTAATAGCTTAAAATTAAACAAATATGATAGAAGATACACTATTTTTTTTATCAAATCTTTATTATTCAAAATCATTAATTACCATATATACTTTAGCCACATTAGGCAATTCCGTAAATTTTATTTAAGGAAATAATAAAGTACATTAATGATGAATTTATTGTTAGTTTAATAAAAAGCTTATTATATAATTAGATGGACCAACATATTTCTCTAATGATTCTAAGAATCATTCTAATGATGACATGTGGCTACAAAAAGAAGTTGTAATGCTTCTCAAATAATATATAGGGGATTCTACATTGGGGAATACAATATCTACAGATTTCAAAATTTCCTAAATTTGTTATGAATGCATCTTCTAATCTTAACACATTCCTTTAAAATTGTGTGCATACGCAATCTAGAAACAACTCAAAATACCAAGGGTCCAACTGGTGACTATAGTTGAGGAAAGTATTGACAATGAATACGACTTTGCACTTCATTCTCAAATTATTTTACCATTTACAAGGAACGTTTATTACTTATAGAAACTAATATATAGGACCTAAATAATTCCTCATCGTTCCTTTTTTCTAATTTTTATAGTACAAATATATTCCATGTCAAATTAGATAATGAATAATTATTCCTTCAATTTTTTCTCGTAATTCCTTTAGATTATATTTTCAGTAGTTCCTACCATTCCTAAAGTGATCACCAATTGGACCCTATGATTAATAGAAATTTCTTTCGAACCAATTGGCTTATTTCTACATAGAGTAGAATCTATAGCCAACGAATAATCATGACCAAATCTTCGAATATATGGAAATACAGTTACCAAATATTTTGAAAATATATGGGAATCTTTTTTATTTCTATATATGACTAAAATCGATATTCTTTACAAAAAAAAAACCAAAAAAGGAATTTAAACTAGTCCCTTGTTCTTCATTCTATCCTTGGTTTTCATCAAAATTTTCTATTGGTTTTCACAAACTCTTCTTCTTCTATGATGGATATCTATGTGACATGTGGTGTATGGGAATTAGGCGCAACTACATCATGGATATTCTCTGTTGATGAAGAGAAAGGGGGAAGGTTACTAGTTGTGGAATCGAGTTCCACCTTAGAAGAGTTGAATATAATGGTTTTGGAGGATTTTGGTATCAAAGAAAGCATTGCTAGTTTGGAGTTAAGTTATCTACCTATTGAATTATCAATACATCTGCATGTCCACCATTAATCATTCAAAACTATTGATTTGGTCATTTTGGCTTATCTTATGAAGTTTTGGACACAGAGAGAAAAAAAAACTCACTGGATATTATCAAGTCCAGCTCATTTTGAAAAATGTTGCTAGTCCAAAAATGACCCAAAATGCTTGCTATATTTTGGAGGTAAAAAGAGGTGACAAAAATGAGTCAAAAGAGCCAGCCTGCAGCCATAACAAATTTATTTTCATTGGATTTAGTATTGTAATTGCTTATTTACAAGGAATCTATTATGCCTGCTTTGACCATATTTTGTCGAGGAATTAGTACAAATAATACTATAAATAAGTTGAAATATCCACTGAAATAAAACAGAATTTTGCTTATTATTTTTGGAAACCTTTTGAGAGTGTTTCTCATGTTTTTTTCCTTTGGGAACTTTTGATCTTTAGTGTGATTCTAAAGATCAGCCGGCTTACCAAATGAATCTCATCCTCACTTGTGGCGCCATTCGACCAGCCAATTCCTCTTGTCAACGTTTCAAGGGAGCCGTAACTTCGAGGTTTAATATACTTGTGGTTAATGCTTCACGGCATCCAATAGTTGTTTGTGGTTCCACCACCTTGAATTAATCTTGGTGAACGTGTAGAGAAATTGAGGGACATGTTTGACATACATGTGGTAAAAGTTGTAAGTCCACTAAGTTGTTTTGGCTTATCCCCTCTACCCTTTTAGAGACTCGACTCCTTGGGAGATTTCTATCAGGTTAGCAACAACTTGGCATCAATCTATGGTACAACCAGATCTAGTTCAGAAAATTTAAAGAGCGTATTTAGAGTTTTATTGTTTTCATTTACTATAAACTGAAACATTATGTAATCTATTTACAAGCAGAAAATGTGCATCGTCTTCAACCTAAAACCATAATTCTTTCTTGCTTTCAAATTGACCTCTAGCATCATATCCAATTGCAACACAGACGACAAGTCAAAGCTGAACATGGACCGAAACAACACACTATATACTTTGATTGGTTGTTGTTCAATTTCATAAATTGGTTTAAAACTTATATAACAAGTCGATTCAAAAGATTTTGATAAAGATGAAGCTCATAATGGAAGAATGTTTACATAATCAGAGAGAAAATGAGTAGTATATAACACAAAGAAAATGTGAGTTTCTAATTCATGAAAACATAAACGATTCAAAGACCATTTAGTCTTTCTCCAGACACTTCTACTATTTTCTTCCCAAGGCTGACATATGTGATGACCGACGACAATAAAAATTTGGGTTCATGTACTTGCTCATCTTCTTTTTTAGAGAACAAGATACATTTGATCTATAAAGCTTCCTTTTTGTAAACTTTTCCATTCGCAAAAGCACTTTCAAGTACCTAAAATACATGTTTCTCGTACAAAAAAAATGTTGAACAGAGCAAACCGTATTCAATCAACAAACAAAATAATTTACATTCGATCAATAAAATGTAAAACTTGGCGATTACAAAAATACTAGTGGTGTTTGAAAGTTGTAGGTGCACCTTATAAATATTTTCTATGTAATAATTATAATAAGAGAGATCAAGTCATTCGTAGTTCATTTTAATGAAAATTTGAGTTTACCTCTTAGTGACAATTTAGACGTTTTGAGTGTTGTTCCCACGTAGGAGTGATAAGTTGATGTTGATGAAGATGATTGTTTATATTTTTCAGATTGACTTACATGTGCTTGTTAGTTTTAAGAATTGAAAGGCTGAACCAATAGACCTTGGTCATTTTCCTGCTAAAAAAAAGTGTGCAAAGGATCAGACTATTCTCCATAGGAAATAGAAAGATTTCTCATCCAAGAAATTCACTACAAATGTATAATGAGTCATGAAATGCACACTGGTGGTCAGATGTTCATGATAATCAAATGAATTTGGGAGAAAAACAAAGTCAACTACAAATTCAAACAAGATTGTCACAAAATAGTCAACGTCATCTCCATCAATCAAATAAAACACAATATTTATCATTCTCATGTGATTGTTTTCGACTTCAGGGTTTTCAATCTCATTTCAGATTTTGTCTACAAAAAATTCATCCATGGGTCATCTAGTTCGAAAA
Proteins encoded in this window:
- the LOC106339738 gene encoding uncharacterized protein LOC106339738 isoform X1 — protein: MTRYDTTHVCGESSSDSEEENVTEVGEYLDSPVDTDEEWANFKNKDGRRTCRKGKRSVTDYDKPPYLWLMQTFNNGDEFKDQLLRYVLKTQYDVKLNRWESTKQAAICTEPKRDWRIYCSVEKPIRKWMVKVYEDKHNHVPTGRARMLKQGTIAKLFKEEARRRPDIRSTDIKKYRHYSSLL
- the LOC106339738 gene encoding uncharacterized protein LOC106339738 isoform X2 codes for the protein MSHSEPFMKMHITYGGLMSLEENKLSYYRIDPDLMTWSIFQEFTEKQGAANGVEKFWYRLPSENISIARCIYKDKDNEIRKMCSEVAEMGEVYVYIEHGVSQPIMGNASDVEEEEEEEEVSDGELGPEEKNDDEVGNDENRESESEYENEMLVKSMLMKEMVSYLKMKLKL